From the genome of Pseudomonadota bacterium, one region includes:
- a CDS encoding aminotransferase class I/II-fold pyridoxal phosphate-dependent enzyme, which translates to MSIARTYAPPRHAAPVDLDLSGGERSEDAAPLSVLLSGLTPEALRCYPRTAELAALFAQQVGVDSDQVFVTAGADEAIDRICRAELEPGANAVCTRPCFEMIPRYVAFAHAELRQVEWHEGPLPASQLLASVDQATRLLIVVSPNNPTGGTVTRPDLQTLAGARPELPVLLDLAYGEFADEDLTGLALSFPNVTVTRTLSKAWGLAGLRVGFALGSPERIDSLRAAGSPYSVAGPSVAIAKRALERGERSKEAYVGQVRKERARLRKLAVSLAWSCEPSQGNFVLWRGTRALWLRDCLAGLGIAVRVFPDEPSLANAVRITCPGEAAAFRRLEDALLCALRPDALLLELEAVCRDGQDDRELLERLRARMRLGLVTTGSSEEALGMLRARGIQDCFDALACCRDGKLQDGSAALRAALHDLSEPSGRCARAWYVGQTLEGLAAARKAALVPLALADSEARVETSLGFLEHGAARVMTQLETLQEWLP; encoded by the coding sequence ATGTCCATTGCCCGAACCTACGCACCACCTCGGCACGCCGCACCGGTTGATCTGGATCTATCCGGCGGCGAACGCAGCGAAGACGCCGCTCCTCTGTCGGTGCTGCTTTCCGGGCTCACGCCGGAGGCGTTGCGCTGCTACCCGCGGACCGCCGAGCTCGCCGCGCTCTTTGCACAGCAAGTCGGCGTTGACAGCGACCAGGTATTCGTCACCGCCGGAGCCGACGAGGCCATCGACCGGATCTGCAGGGCCGAGCTCGAACCCGGGGCAAACGCAGTCTGCACGCGGCCTTGCTTTGAGATGATCCCGCGCTACGTCGCTTTCGCACATGCCGAGCTACGACAGGTCGAATGGCACGAAGGTCCGCTGCCTGCGTCGCAGCTGCTTGCCTCGGTCGACCAGGCCACGCGCCTGCTGATCGTCGTCTCGCCCAACAACCCCACCGGGGGCACCGTGACCAGGCCGGATCTGCAGACCCTGGCCGGCGCGCGTCCCGAGCTGCCCGTCCTGCTCGACCTGGCTTACGGGGAGTTCGCGGACGAGGACTTGACCGGGCTGGCGCTGTCGTTTCCCAACGTTACGGTGACGCGAACGCTGTCCAAAGCCTGGGGGCTTGCGGGGCTGCGGGTAGGGTTTGCGCTTGGCAGCCCCGAGCGCATCGACAGCCTGCGAGCCGCGGGCAGCCCCTACTCGGTCGCGGGCCCTTCGGTCGCAATCGCAAAGCGGGCGCTCGAGCGCGGCGAACGCAGCAAGGAAGCGTACGTCGGGCAGGTGCGCAAGGAGCGTGCGCGGCTGCGGAAGCTGGCCGTGTCCCTGGCCTGGTCTTGCGAACCTAGCCAGGGCAACTTCGTGCTCTGGAGGGGCACGAGAGCGCTGTGGCTGCGCGATTGCTTGGCCGGGCTCGGAATCGCGGTGCGCGTTTTCCCAGATGAGCCCTCCCTGGCGAACGCGGTTCGCATCACCTGTCCCGGCGAGGCCGCCGCATTCCGTCGCCTCGAGGATGCTCTGCTGTGCGCGCTGCGCCCTGACGCGCTGCTGCTCGAGCTCGAGGCCGTATGCCGAGATGGACAGGACGATCGCGAGCTGTTGGAGCGCCTGCGTGCAAGGATGCGGCTCGGCCTCGTGACCACGGGCTCGAGCGAGGAGGCCCTCGGCATGCTTCGTGCCCGCGGAATCCAGGATTGTTTCGACGCCCTCGCATGCTGCAGGGACGGCAAACTGCAAGACGGCTCCGCTGCGCTCCGGGCGGCGCTGCACGATCTGTCGGAGCCGAGCGGTCGCTGCGCGAGAGCCTGGTACGTGGGCCAGACGCTCGAGGGCCTTGCCGCGGCCAGAAAAGCGGCGCTGGTGCCGCTCGCGCTGGCCGATAGCGAGGCCCGGGTGGAGACAAGCCTGGGTTTCCTCGAGCACGGTGCGGCCCGGGTCATGACGCAGCTTGAAACGCTGCAGGAGTGGTTGCCATGA
- the hisG gene encoding ATP phosphoribosyltransferase yields the protein MTEPDATLKLALPKGRMQDGVRDLLAGAGMHLVTSARSYRPRIDQPGFSVKTLKPASVVEMLHAGSRDLGFAGADWVAEKNAELAELLDTGLDPVRLVAAAPEELLENGKLPSRPLAVASEYEQLTRAWLAQRRMGDSYVRAYGATEVFPPEDADCIVDNTATGATLEANGLRIVAELMRSSTRLYAASAAMRNPAKRERIEDFVRLVRSVLEARQRVMVEVNVPSESLAALVALLPSMRRPTVARLYGIDGFAVKAAIPRATLPSLIPRIRAAGGSDIVVSKLEQILV from the coding sequence GTGACCGAACCAGACGCAACACTCAAACTGGCATTACCCAAGGGACGCATGCAGGACGGCGTCCGCGATCTTCTTGCCGGCGCCGGAATGCATCTGGTAACGAGCGCTCGTTCCTATCGACCGCGCATCGACCAACCCGGCTTCAGCGTCAAGACGCTCAAACCCGCCAGCGTGGTCGAAATGCTGCACGCCGGCTCCCGCGACCTGGGCTTCGCCGGGGCGGACTGGGTGGCAGAAAAGAACGCCGAGCTGGCCGAGCTGCTGGACACCGGGCTCGACCCGGTACGCCTGGTGGCGGCCGCGCCCGAGGAGCTGCTCGAAAACGGCAAGCTGCCGAGCCGCCCGCTCGCGGTGGCCTCGGAGTACGAACAGCTGACGCGCGCATGGCTCGCGCAGCGCCGCATGGGCGACAGCTACGTGCGAGCCTACGGTGCAACCGAAGTGTTTCCACCCGAGGATGCCGACTGCATCGTGGATAACACGGCTACCGGGGCCACGCTCGAGGCCAACGGCCTGCGGATCGTGGCGGAGCTCATGCGTTCGTCCACGCGACTGTATGCGGCGTCAGCGGCGATGCGCAACCCCGCCAAACGCGAGCGTATCGAGGACTTTGTCCGTTTGGTTCGCTCGGTGCTGGAAGCCCGCCAGAGGGTCATGGTGGAAGTCAACGTCCCATCGGAGTCGCTCGCAGCGCTGGTCGCCCTGCTGCCCAGCATGCGCAGGCCCACGGTCGCTCGCCTGTACGGCATCGATGGTTTCGCGGTCAAGGCTGCGATTCCGCGTGCAACCTTGCCGAGTCTCATCCCGCGCATCCGCGCCGCGGGCGGATCGGACATCGTTGTCAGCAAGCTCGAACAGATTCTCGTGTAG